The Onychomys torridus chromosome X, mOncTor1.1, whole genome shotgun sequence genomic interval CTTTCTATTACCAAAGgtctgtgcacacatacaaatacaggAGTGTACATGAGCACAgcgtacaagcacacacatagacatacactaGATTCTAAGGGAGGGTGAGGGTCAGGCTTTCTAGACCTGGGCTGGGCTTCTGCTGGGGCAGCTCAGACAGTGGTAACAGAGAGCAGAGGGTTGTAGATCCTTTTTCCATCAGCTGAGCGGGCACCATGGGCCAGCATCTCTTGGATTGTGATCCAGTTGTCCAGGATCTTCTTGTTTCGCTTCTTCATGGTCTTACGGTGGCTCAGTGCGATGATGTTGAGCTCAGGCTTGCTGTCACCATTCTGCTGCTCCCTTAGACACTCCAAGCGGCTCTGCATCATGAACTCACGCCGCTTCCGTTGCTCCCGTGCTCGGATCAGGtgctgcttcctctcttccttgctCCAGTAACGGCCCATCTTCATTTCACTTACTGCATCATCATCAGTGGTCATGCCGCTGCGCTCCTCCCGAATCTTCAGGGCCCTTGCCTTCAGCAGCCGATCTCGCACAGGCCGCTTGGCCACATAACGGGTTCCATCACTTCGAACCTTCACTTTCCACTCCATTCGGGGTGCTTCGACAGCTGCAgccaccaccccacccacccgAGGACCACTAGCCAAGCTCAAGGAGCCATGGCCCAGATCCTCCAGGGTGCGTGGTGGGGCCAACTGCACACAGCTGTGATAGTGCTCACTCTCCTGGCCACGATGACGCCTAGAGAGATAAGGGCTGCCTTCGGGGCCTACACGCTCCAGAGGAACACCTGTCTTGGTGTTGCGGCGGACACGCTCCTCTGTATGCTGTCTCCGGCCCACCTCAGGATCACGAGAGAGTGATCGGAACTTGGCAGGGCTTCCTGGTGAAGGAGCCCCCTTGGGGTGGGTGGTGACAGGAGGGCCAGAAGGGGTTCGGTTCAAGTTGGAATTGCCAGCAGCAGATCGCTTCAGAGGCATCTCAGGCAGAGGCTCCACAAGCAGCGGAGTGCTACGGCAGCTCTCCCCAGTGTTGTAGGCACTGGTGCTATCCTTGTCTGATTTCTCTGGCAGTTCAGAGATATCAGACAGCTCATGCTTTTTGGGCTCACTGGCTGCTAGGTCATAGAGGctctcctcctccagcagccAGGCCTTCATACAGCGCTCACGCAACTGCTGCATCTTCTGTGCCCGCAAAATGTTGCGGCACTTGAACTCTAGGTGTCgaagctcctcctccagcatggCCATCTCATGGCCTAGGCTTTCATTACGGTTGACATCCAGGGCACCATTGCCACTGGAGGCCCGAGAGAAGAAGATGCCTAGCTGGTTGCCATTCTCCAGGTGGCACTTGATCTCCAGCAGTTCCCGGTATCGTTCATACTCCTCATCAGTGAGCCCAGGCAGGTCAGCCCCTCCCAGTCCTGCCCCCTCGGCCAGCAGAGAGTCCATGCTGAAGTGGAAATCCCTGCTCTGCAGGGCATCCCCTTGCAGGCCAAACTTGCGCAGACTTCCAGGAGTGTTGGTGGTGCTAGGGGGCTCATCACCCAGCAGGTCATGTTCAGAGCTCTCTTCATTGCGGGTACTCTCATCAGTACGGCCCACACCGCTGTCTAGCTCCTGGCTGTTGCTCAAGC includes:
- the Pdzd4 gene encoding PDZ domain-containing protein 4 isoform X3; the encoded protein is MGCNMCVVQKPEEQYKVMLQEVELCKNSHQDKLGLMVCYRTDDEEDLGIYVGEVNPNSIAAKDGRIREGDRIIQINGMDVQNREEAVAILSQEENTNISLLVARPESQLAKRWKDSDRDDFLDDFGSENEGDLSSRKLKSPPAQQTGNDEKGAPDGGPGLSNSQELDSGVGRTDESTRNEESSEHDLLGDEPPSTTNTPGSLRKFGLQGDALQSRDFHFSMDSLLAEGAGLGGADLPGLTDEEYERYRELLEIKCHLENGNQLGIFFSRASSGNGALDVNRNESLGHEMAMLEEELRHLEFKCRNILRAQKMQQLRERCMKAWLLEEESLYDLAASEPKKHELSDISELPEKSDKDSTSAYNTGESCRSTPLLVEPLPEMPLKRSAAGNSNLNRTPSGPPVTTHPKGAPSPGSPAKFRSLSRDPEVGRRQHTEERVRRNTKTGVPLERVGPEGSPYLSRRHRGQESEHYHSCVQLAPPRTLEDLGHGSLSLASGPRVGGVVAAAVEAPRMEWKVKVRSDGTRYVAKRPVRDRLLKARALKIREERSGMTTDDDAVSEMKMGRYWSKEERKQHLIRAREQRKRREFMMQSRLECLREQQNGDSKPELNIIALSHRKTMKKRNKKILDNWITIQEMLAHGARSADGKRIYNPLLSVTTV
- the Pdzd4 gene encoding PDZ domain-containing protein 4 isoform X1, whose translation is MGCNMCVVQKPEEQYKVMLQVNGKELSKLSQEQTLEALRASKEPLVIQVLRRSPRLRGDSSCHDLQLVDSGTQTDITFEHIMALGKLRPPTPPMGILEPYVLSELPPISHEYYDPAEFMEGGPQEAERMDELEYEEVELCKNSHQDKLGLMVCYRTDDEEDLGIYVGEVNPNSIAAKDGRIREGDRIIQINGMDVQNREEAVAILSQEENTNISLLVARPESQLAKRWKDSDRDDFLDDFGSENEGDLSSRKLKSPPAQQTGNDEKGAPDGGPGLSNSQELDSGVGRTDESTRNEESSEHDLLGDEPPSTTNTPGSLRKFGLQGDALQSRDFHFSMDSLLAEGAGLGGADLPGLTDEEYERYRELLEIKCHLENGNQLGIFFSRASSGNGALDVNRNESLGHEMAMLEEELRHLEFKCRNILRAQKMQQLRERCMKAWLLEEESLYDLAASEPKKHELSDISELPEKSDKDSTSAYNTGESCRSTPLLVEPLPEMPLKRSAAGNSNLNRTPSGPPVTTHPKGAPSPGSPAKFRSLSRDPEVGRRQHTEERVRRNTKTGVPLERVGPEGSPYLSRRHRGQESEHYHSCVQLAPPRTLEDLGHGSLSLASGPRVGGVVAAAVEAPRMEWKVKVRSDGTRYVAKRPVRDRLLKARALKIREERSGMTTDDDAVSEMKMGRYWSKEERKQHLIRAREQRKRREFMMQSRLECLREQQNGDSKPELNIIALSHRKTMKKRNKKILDNWITIQEMLAHGARSADGKRIYNPLLSVTTV
- the Pdzd4 gene encoding PDZ domain-containing protein 4 isoform X2; the protein is MGCNMCVVQKPEEQYKVMLQVNGKELSKLSQEQTLEALRASKEPLVIQVLRRSPRLRGDSSCHDLQLVDSGTQTDITFEHIMALGKLRPPTPPMGILEPYVLSELPPISHEYYDPAEFMEGGPQEAERMDELEYEEVELCKNSHQDKLGLMVCYRTDDEEDLGIYVGEINGMDVQNREEAVAILSQEENTNISLLVARPESQLAKRWKDSDRDDFLDDFGSENEGDLSSRKLKSPPAQQTGNDEKGAPDGGPGLSNSQELDSGVGRTDESTRNEESSEHDLLGDEPPSTTNTPGSLRKFGLQGDALQSRDFHFSMDSLLAEGAGLGGADLPGLTDEEYERYRELLEIKCHLENGNQLGIFFSRASSGNGALDVNRNESLGHEMAMLEEELRHLEFKCRNILRAQKMQQLRERCMKAWLLEEESLYDLAASEPKKHELSDISELPEKSDKDSTSAYNTGESCRSTPLLVEPLPEMPLKRSAAGNSNLNRTPSGPPVTTHPKGAPSPGSPAKFRSLSRDPEVGRRQHTEERVRRNTKTGVPLERVGPEGSPYLSRRHRGQESEHYHSCVQLAPPRTLEDLGHGSLSLASGPRVGGVVAAAVEAPRMEWKVKVRSDGTRYVAKRPVRDRLLKARALKIREERSGMTTDDDAVSEMKMGRYWSKEERKQHLIRAREQRKRREFMMQSRLECLREQQNGDSKPELNIIALSHRKTMKKRNKKILDNWITIQEMLAHGARSADGKRIYNPLLSVTTV
- the Pdzd4 gene encoding PDZ domain-containing protein 4 isoform X4; amino-acid sequence: MGCNMCVVQKPEEQYKVMLQVNPNSIAAKDGRIREGDRIIQINGMDVQNREEAVAILSQEENTNISLLVARPESQLAKRWKDSDRDDFLDDFGSENEGDLSSRKLKSPPAQQTGNDEKGAPDGGPGLSNSQELDSGVGRTDESTRNEESSEHDLLGDEPPSTTNTPGSLRKFGLQGDALQSRDFHFSMDSLLAEGAGLGGADLPGLTDEEYERYRELLEIKCHLENGNQLGIFFSRASSGNGALDVNRNESLGHEMAMLEEELRHLEFKCRNILRAQKMQQLRERCMKAWLLEEESLYDLAASEPKKHELSDISELPEKSDKDSTSAYNTGESCRSTPLLVEPLPEMPLKRSAAGNSNLNRTPSGPPVTTHPKGAPSPGSPAKFRSLSRDPEVGRRQHTEERVRRNTKTGVPLERVGPEGSPYLSRRHRGQESEHYHSCVQLAPPRTLEDLGHGSLSLASGPRVGGVVAAAVEAPRMEWKVKVRSDGTRYVAKRPVRDRLLKARALKIREERSGMTTDDDAVSEMKMGRYWSKEERKQHLIRAREQRKRREFMMQSRLECLREQQNGDSKPELNIIALSHRKTMKKRNKKILDNWITIQEMLAHGARSADGKRIYNPLLSVTTV